In Brachypodium distachyon strain Bd21 chromosome 2, Brachypodium_distachyon_v3.0, whole genome shotgun sequence, one genomic interval encodes:
- the LOC100840605 gene encoding thiamine pyrophosphokinase 1 encodes MPLPCRQQLRPGPNRQRLRQLGSTKKRKKGYAPSTRPLVKGSNLCFLFVKHKYTNSFRVPCSLLIISYSGSAPHRPRRPRHATSPPPGGDQSAIAPMPLPTMTHSSSFLLPSPPAEAAAAADAVAYAVIVLNQRLPRFASLLWTRAQLRVCADGGANRLFDGMPELHPGEDPDEVRARYKPDAIKGDMDSIRPEVKEFYSNLGAKIVDESHDQDTTDLHKCISFITRNPPGPDKANLCILVLGALGGRFDHEMGNINVLYRFSNIKIILLSDESLIFLLPKTHNHEILVDQSIEGPHCGLIPMGMPSSSSTTTGLRWNLDNTSMSYGGLVSTSNIVDDKKVMVTSDSDLIWTISLRNHT; translated from the exons ATGCCATTGCCATGCCGCCAACAACTCCGGCCCGGCCCCAACCGTCAACGACTTCGGCAGCTCGGGAgcacaaagaaaagaaaaaagggctACGCGCCTTCGACACGACCTCTCGTTAAAGGCTCCAacttgtgttttttgtttgtcaaACACAAGTACACAAACTCTTTTCGCGTCCCCTGTTCCCTTCTGATCATATCATACTCTGGCTCAGCTCCCCAccgaccccgccgtccccgccacGCCACCTCTCCCCCACCCGGCGGCGACCAGTCCGCCATCGCCCCCATGCCGCTCCCGACGATGAcccactcctcctccttcctcctcccgtccccgcccgccgaagccgccgccgccgccgacgcggtcGCCTACGCCGTCATCGTCCTCAACCAGCGCCTCCCCCGCTTCGCCTCCCTGCTCTGGACCCGCG CGCAGCTGAGGGTGTGCGCGGACGGGGGCGCGAACCGGCTGTtcgacggcatgccggagctGCACCCCGGCGAGGACCCCGACGAGGTCCGCGCGAG GTACAAGCCCGATGCAATCAAAGGAGATATGGACTCTATAAGACCAGAAGTGAAGGAATTCTATTCCAATTTG GGCGCCAAAATAGTTGACGAATCACATGATCAGGACACCACTGACTTGCACAAATGCATATCGTTCATCACCAGAAATCCACCTGGCCCCGACAAGGCTAAT CTGTGCATTCTTGTCCTTGGTGCACTTGGTGGAAGGTTCGATCACGAGATGGGGAACATCAATGTATTATATCGCTTCTCAAACATCAAGATCATCCTCCTGTCAGACGAGTCCTTGATCTTTCTGCTCCCAAAGACACACAATCATGAGATCCTTGTCGATCAATCGATCGAGGGTCCTCATTGTGGATTGATCCCCATGGGCATGCCctcaagcagcagcaccaccactGGGCTACGGTGGAATTTAG ATAATACCAGCATGAGTTATGGTGGGCTGGTAAGCACATCAAACATCGTGGATGACAAGAAAGTAATGGTGACTTCAGATTCTGATCTTATCTGGACAATATCACTTCGAAACCACACTTAA
- the LOC104582939 gene encoding protein LURP-one-related 11, with product MAKIQPLPASAGAASPSDEAACTTTTTYTVWMKSLVFNGNGCTVYGADGAVAFRVDNYGCRGGREACFFMDRAGKALIAVRRRGFGAFRRWEVSRCCHGAAGAEDEDETETAAPWFAVRRGKGGAPMVAMHGGAGPCYRVDAEGGKKEKKNKAGYRVVGAVDGAVAAEVARKTTAAGVPLGDDVLSLTVGPGTDRLLALGLVVVCGLMNRSM from the coding sequence ATGGCCAAGATCCAGCCCCTCCcagcctccgccggcgccgcctcgccctccGACGAGGCGGCCtgcacgacgacgacgacgtacACGGTGTGGATGAAGTCGCTGGTGTTCAACGGGAACGGTTGCACGGTGTacggcgccgacggggccGTGGCCTTCCGCGTGGACAACTACGGCTGCAGGGGCGGCCGGGAGGCCTGCTTCTTCATGGACCGGGCCGGGAAGGCCCTCATAGCCGTCCGCCGCAGGGGCTTCGGCGCCTTCCGGCGGTGGGAGGTCAGCCGCTGCtgccacggcgccgccggcgcagaGGATGAAGACGAGAccgagacggcggcgccatggtTCGCGGTGCGGCGGGGCAAAGGCGGCGCCCCCATGGTGGCGAtgcacggcggcgcgggcccCTGCTACAGGGTGGACGCTGAGggggggaagaaggagaagaagaataagGCGGGGTACAGGGTCGTCGGCGCCGTGGAcggcgcggtggcggccgaggtggcgaggaagacgacggcggcTGGGGTCCCGCTTGGAGACGACGTGCTCTCGCTGACAGTGGGCCCCGGAACGGATCGCTTGCTTGCCTTGGGATTGGTGGTCGTCTGTGGCCTCATGAACCGATCCATGTGA